A genomic window from Aestuariirhabdus litorea includes:
- a CDS encoding indolepyruvate ferredoxin oxidoreductase family protein translates to MSQSPVQLDDKYKKTTGRIYISGNQALVRLPTLQHELDKRAGLNTAGFISGYRGSPIGGFDSTLWGAQKLLDAHQISFQPGVNEDLAATAVWGTQLLNAVPDPTVDGVFGIWYGKGPGVDRSGDALKHANYAGTHPYGGVLALYGDDHPGKSSSISHQSEQALAANSIPSLYPADVAEFIEFGLKGWALSRYCGLWVGFKGVNETIEQTATIDIDIDNFAVNLPDKSDVPAEAVNLSTATFVQPIATEVNVTRFRLPLVHRFVRANGIDRQVFPVPANRRLGIVSAGKSYKDVREALQMLNIDSERAAELGLSLYKVGCIWPLEPEGLTEFASGQQELLFIEEKRPFLQSQAAELLYGQEQRPRIVGKQDDQGQTLLPSDVQLEPAQIAMVIAARLMHNGAEVDSLKPLTANLQARAEFVPTMPEVMRTPYFCSGCPHNTSTRVPEGSTAMAGIGCHAMAVLFRPDTLTPCHMGAEGVQWTGLSRYTKTPHIFQNLGDGTYYHSGLVAIRAAVASGANITYKILYNDAVAMTGGQPVDGPISVGEISHQVVHEGIKRCVLVSDNPDQWRNNPSLAPGVEVFHRDRLDHVQKMLREIEGCTVLLYEQTCAAEKRRRRKRGLMPDPSKRLFINPDVCEGCADCSVQSTCVSLQPLPTDRGTKRRIDQSNCNKDYSCNKGFCPSFVTVLGGKPRKPKGAQIDLSRFDNLPMPKPMPIDTSYSVMITGIGGSGVITVGAILGMAAHIEGKACSIYDMTGLSQKNGAVYSHLKLANHPDQLHAQKIGVGESQLVLAFDLAAALAPEAARTISLNQTQVIGNSQVSPTAAFQIDPRLAPDSQRMQQTLRDKAGADKVDCINASGLALSLLGDTIGANLFVVGYALQKGLLPISIEGVIEAVKLNGIAIDFNLLAFNLGRLAAQDPAAIESMIQRPQVIKLPQSLREVRSNDIALLTDYQNAAYAQQYSDLVDRVAEAENRLKPGSERLSLAVARSLSKLMAYKDEYEVARLHSDPKLLERIKAEFEGDYQLRFNLSPPLLAKRHPDTGLPVKREYGSWMLGAFRLLARLKGLRGSALDIFGYTDERRQERRSIEEFRSVVEEMLGTLSEKNFDTAVQLAELPLEIKGFGYVKDRNLEQVKASQEALLKEFREGPKVVQLHDPKAVA, encoded by the coding sequence ATGAGTCAGTCCCCCGTACAACTGGATGATAAATATAAAAAAACCACCGGCAGGATCTACATCAGCGGCAACCAGGCGCTGGTGCGACTGCCCACGTTGCAACATGAGCTGGACAAGCGGGCCGGCCTCAATACCGCAGGCTTTATCTCAGGCTACCGGGGCTCCCCCATCGGCGGTTTCGACAGCACCCTCTGGGGCGCACAGAAGCTGCTGGATGCCCACCAGATCAGCTTCCAGCCGGGGGTCAATGAGGACCTGGCCGCTACCGCCGTGTGGGGCACCCAGTTGCTCAACGCCGTGCCCGACCCCACCGTCGACGGGGTCTTCGGTATCTGGTACGGCAAGGGCCCCGGTGTCGACCGCTCCGGCGACGCCCTCAAGCACGCTAACTACGCCGGCACCCACCCCTATGGCGGGGTGCTGGCCCTCTACGGCGACGACCACCCGGGCAAATCCTCCTCCATCTCCCACCAGAGTGAGCAGGCCCTGGCCGCCAACAGCATCCCCTCCCTCTACCCGGCCGATGTAGCCGAGTTTATCGAATTCGGCCTCAAAGGCTGGGCGCTATCGCGCTACTGCGGCCTGTGGGTCGGTTTCAAGGGGGTCAACGAGACCATCGAGCAGACCGCCACCATCGATATCGATATCGATAACTTTGCGGTCAACCTGCCCGACAAGAGCGACGTCCCGGCCGAAGCGGTCAACCTCAGCACCGCCACGTTTGTGCAGCCCATCGCCACCGAAGTCAACGTCACACGCTTCCGCCTGCCCCTGGTGCACCGTTTCGTGCGCGCCAACGGCATCGACCGCCAGGTGTTCCCGGTACCGGCCAATCGTCGACTCGGTATCGTCAGCGCCGGTAAGTCCTACAAGGATGTGCGCGAAGCACTGCAGATGCTCAATATCGACAGTGAGCGCGCCGCCGAACTGGGCCTCTCCCTTTACAAGGTTGGTTGCATCTGGCCCCTGGAGCCCGAAGGGCTGACCGAGTTCGCCTCAGGCCAGCAGGAACTGCTGTTTATCGAGGAGAAGCGCCCCTTCCTGCAATCACAGGCGGCGGAGCTGCTCTACGGCCAGGAACAACGCCCCCGTATCGTCGGCAAACAGGATGACCAGGGCCAGACCCTGCTGCCCTCCGATGTGCAGCTCGAGCCTGCCCAGATCGCCATGGTGATCGCCGCCCGCCTGATGCACAACGGCGCCGAGGTTGACTCCCTCAAGCCGCTGACCGCAAATCTCCAGGCGCGGGCGGAGTTTGTGCCCACCATGCCCGAGGTGATGCGTACCCCCTATTTCTGCTCCGGCTGCCCCCATAACACCTCCACCCGTGTACCCGAGGGCAGCACCGCGATGGCCGGTATCGGTTGCCACGCGATGGCGGTGCTGTTCCGTCCCGACACCCTGACCCCCTGCCACATGGGTGCCGAAGGGGTACAGTGGACCGGCCTGTCCCGATACACGAAGACCCCCCACATCTTCCAGAACCTGGGGGATGGCACCTATTACCACTCCGGCCTGGTGGCCATCCGCGCGGCCGTCGCCTCCGGTGCCAACATCACCTATAAAATCCTCTACAACGACGCCGTCGCCATGACCGGTGGCCAGCCGGTGGACGGCCCCATCTCCGTGGGCGAGATCTCCCACCAGGTGGTCCACGAAGGGATCAAGCGCTGCGTATTGGTCAGCGACAACCCGGACCAGTGGCGCAACAATCCCAGCCTGGCCCCCGGCGTCGAGGTGTTCCACCGCGACCGCCTGGACCATGTGCAAAAGATGCTGCGGGAGATCGAGGGCTGCACCGTCCTGCTCTACGAGCAGACCTGCGCCGCCGAGAAGCGCCGTCGGCGCAAGCGCGGCCTGATGCCTGATCCCAGCAAGCGCCTGTTCATCAACCCCGATGTGTGCGAGGGCTGCGCCGACTGCTCCGTGCAGTCCACCTGCGTCAGCCTGCAGCCGCTGCCCACCGATCGCGGCACCAAGCGCCGTATCGACCAGTCGAACTGCAACAAGGACTACAGCTGCAACAAGGGCTTCTGCCCCTCCTTCGTCACCGTACTGGGAGGCAAACCCCGCAAGCCCAAAGGCGCCCAGATCGATCTCTCCCGTTTCGATAACCTGCCGATGCCCAAGCCGATGCCCATCGACACAAGCTACAGCGTGATGATCACCGGTATCGGTGGATCCGGTGTGATTACCGTCGGCGCGATTCTGGGGATGGCCGCCCACATCGAGGGCAAGGCCTGCTCCATCTACGACATGACCGGCCTGTCGCAAAAAAATGGCGCCGTCTACAGCCACCTGAAGCTGGCCAACCATCCCGACCAGCTGCACGCGCAGAAAATCGGTGTTGGTGAATCCCAGCTTGTCCTGGCCTTCGACCTGGCCGCCGCGCTGGCGCCCGAAGCGGCTCGTACCATCAGCCTCAACCAGACCCAGGTGATCGGTAACAGCCAGGTGTCGCCGACCGCTGCCTTCCAGATCGATCCCAGGCTCGCGCCCGATAGCCAGCGCATGCAGCAAACCCTGCGTGATAAGGCGGGGGCCGATAAGGTCGATTGCATCAACGCCTCGGGACTGGCCCTCTCCCTGCTGGGTGACACCATCGGTGCCAACCTGTTCGTGGTCGGCTACGCCCTGCAGAAGGGGCTGCTGCCAATTTCCATCGAAGGGGTGATCGAGGCGGTTAAGCTCAACGGCATCGCCATCGATTTCAACCTGCTGGCCTTCAATCTTGGGCGCCTGGCCGCCCAGGATCCGGCGGCGATTGAGTCGATGATCCAGCGTCCCCAGGTGATCAAGCTGCCGCAAAGCTTGAGGGAGGTGCGCAGCAACGACATCGCCCTGCTGACCGACTACCAGAACGCCGCCTACGCGCAGCAGTACAGCGACCTGGTGGACCGGGTTGCAGAGGCCGAAAATCGCCTTAAGCCCGGCTCCGAGCGCCTCTCCCTGGCCGTGGCCCGCAGCCTCAGCAAGCTGATGGCCTACAAGGATGAGTACGAAGTGGCTCGCCTGCACAGCGACCCCAAGCTGCTTGAGCGGATCAAGGCCGAGTTCGAGGGGGACTACCAGCTGCGCTTCAACCTGTCTCCGCCGCTCCTCGCCAAGCGCCATCCCGACACCGGCCTGCCGGTCAAGCGGGAGTACGGCAGTTGGATGCTGGGCGCCTTCCGCCTGCTGGCCCGCCTCAAGGGGCTCCGCGGCAGCGCGCTGGATATCTTCGGTTACACCGACGAACGCCGCCAGGAGCGTCGCTCCATCGAGGAGTTCCGGTCGGTGGTGGAAGAGATGCTCGGCACCCTGAGCGAGAAGAACTTCGACACCGCCGTCCAGCTCGCCGAGCTGCCCCTTGAGATCAAGGGCTTCGGCTACGTCAAGGATCGCAACCTGGAGCAGGTGAAGGCGAGCCAGGAGGCGCTGCTCAAGGAGTTCCGCGAAGGGCCCAAGGTTGTGCAGCTGCACGACCCTAAAGCGGTGGCCTGA